In Apostichopus japonicus isolate 1M-3 chromosome 5, ASM3797524v1, whole genome shotgun sequence, a single window of DNA contains:
- the LOC139967704 gene encoding rab9 effector protein with kelch motifs-like, translating into MMQLHPVLEMGEIPANSKMWYVISAGGCTPPSMRVGHSGISLPSKSASKVLLLGGANPNGVFPENHLLNLDSYEWEKVPWQGLKGRYEHAAFLPTTQNDKVFVFGGADQSGNLNDLQVLDLQTGKWSGVEVSGEAPSPRTCRGSAWCNGQLYVFSGGEQGTDPVADSKLHVFHSESQTWKQPEVTGQVPKPRHGHATVSIGRKLYLHGGMARDTYYDDLHEYDIETSVWKQIKCTGDVPPGMAAHGAVAFGQKVVIFGGMIKDGASDTTYVLDTDKFQWKKVELTGPPPASRLDHAMCIVTFTFPRDLPPKETDPQRGDCALPGIIDITKDAMFVVDGVKQDLSNDDEQGVGAAAGTDHHLGASDAQTLASPDGNKPLHPEAATAVSSLDNVDVASCVFVHGGMDVSGQIFDDCLVIKLDDL; encoded by the exons ATGATGCAGTTACATCCAGTCCTTGAGATGGGTGAGATACCTGCTAACTCCAAAATGTGGTACGTGATCTCAGCAGGTGGTTGCACTCCTCCAAGTATGAGGGTCGGACACAGTGGCATCTCATTGCCAAGCAAGAGTGCATCTAAAGTTTTGCTGTTAGGTGGAGCCAATCCTAATGGTGTTTTTCCTGAAAATCATCTGCTAAATCTGG ACTCTTACGAGTGGGAGAAAGTTCCTTGGCAAGGTTTGAAGGGACGCTATGAACATGCAGCCTTCCTCCCAACCACACAGAATGATAAAgtgtttgtttttggtggagctGATCAATCTGGCAATTTAAATGATTTGCAGGTCTTAGATTTAC AAACAGGGAAATGGAGTGGTGTTGAGGTATCAGGGGAGGCCCCAAGCCCTCGCACATGCCGGGGGTCAGCCTGGTGCAATGGTCAGTTGTATGTGTTCTCAGGCGGTGAGCAAGGAACAGATCCAGTTGCAGATAGCAAGTTACATGTATTTCATTCTG AATCTCAAACCTGGAAACAGCCGGAGGTAACAGGGCAGGTTCCAAAACCTCGTCATGGGCATGCTACAGTGTCTATTGGGAGGAAGCTTTACCTTCATGGAGGTATGGCTAGAGACACATACTATGACGATCTTCATGAGTATGACATAG AAACATCAGTATGGAAGCAGATCAAATGCACTGGTGATGTTCCTCCAGGCATGGCAGCTCATGGGGCTGTGGCATTTGGACAGAAAGTTgtaatttttggtggaatgaTAAAGGATGGTGCTAGCGACACTACGTACGTCTTGGATACAG ATAAGTTTCAATGGAAGAAAGTGGAACTGACTGGGCCACCCCCAGCAAGTCGTCTAGATCACGCCATGTGCATCGTGACGTTTACATTCCCGAGAGACCTCCCACCCAAAGAGACGGATCCCCAACGAGGTGATTGTGCTCTGCCGGGAATAATAGACATCACCAAAGATGCAATGTTTGTGGTGGATGGCGTAAAACAAGATCTTTCAAATGATGACGAGCAGGGAGTAGGTGCAGCAGCGGGAACAGATCATCATCTGGGAGCGTCAGATGCACAAACTCTTGCTTCTCCTGATGGAAATAAACCCCTCCATCCAGAGGCAGCGACCGCTGTGTCTTCCTTGGACAATGTCGATGTTGCCTCTTGTGTTTTTGTTCACGGTGGAATGGACGTTAGCGGCCAGATATTTGACGACTGTCTGGTCATTAAGCTGGATGATCTGTGA